A window from Rhinoraja longicauda isolate Sanriku21f chromosome 26, sRhiLon1.1, whole genome shotgun sequence encodes these proteins:
- the fkbp6 gene encoding inactive peptidyl-prolyl cis-trans isomerase FKBP6, whose protein sequence is MIRAPEDPVDQPSPFHYMSLRMQDVTGDGGVLKEVLRPGLGRIVPLTASVSVHYSAYSEYTDKPFDSNMHRNMPRFMKIGQDITLPGMELAILTMRKGEFSRFLFKPQYAYGMMGCPPRIPPNATIMFEMEVLDFLDTVESDEYSSLSQAEQVKYPLDKLLKVADTERELGNHFFYQKRYEDAKDQYKKALSMFANRQPANEDQNQKIHSSKLLLFLNLSIVSLKLNIPSRALVYGERALQIESKHPKALFRCGQACMLLLDYNRAKDFLIKAQKLEPFNPDINSALVKLDSCFREWNLKEKEMCSRMFAA, encoded by the exons ATGATCAGAGCACCTGAAGATCCAGTGGACCAGCCG AGCCCTTTCCACTACATGTCTCTGAGAATGCAAGATGTCACTGGTGATGGTGGTGTGTTAAAGGAGGTTCTCCGACCTGGATTGGGCAGAATTGTCCCACTTACTGCATCAGTCTCTG TTCATTACAGTGCGTACAGTGAATACACCGACAAGCCGTTTGATTCCAATATGCATAGAAATATGCCAAGGTTCATGAAGATCGGTCAAG ATATAACGCTGCCTGGTATGGAACTAGCAATACTTACAATGCGAAAAGGCGAGTTCTCCCGCTTTCTTTTTAAGCCACAATATGCATATGGGATGATGGGCTGTCCCCCGCGGATCCCACCGAACGCCACTATAATGTTTGAAATGGAGGTCCTGGATTTTCTGGATACAGTGGAGTCCGATGAATACTCCTCTTTGTCACAG GCAGAGCAGGTTAAATACCCTTTGGACAAACTGCTGAAAGTGGCCGATACAGAGAGGGAGTTGGGGAACCATTTCTTCTACCAGAAGCGATACGAGGATGCAAAGGACCAGTACAAGAAG GCCCTGTCCATGTTTGCCAACCGCCAACCGGCTAATGAGGACCAAAACCAGAAGATTCACTCCTCCAAACtgttgctgttcctgaacctgtccATCGTCTCCCTGAAGTTGAACATACCAAGTCGTGCACTGGTTTATGGGGAGAGGGCTTTACAGATTGAAAGCAAACATCCCAAGGCACTCTTCAGATGTGGCCAG GCCTGCATGCTGCTGCTGGACTACAACAGAGCCAAAGATTTCCTCATTAAAGCACAGAAGCTGGAGCCTTTCAACCCGGACATCAACTCTGCCCTGGTGAAGCTTGACAG CTGTTTTCGAGAGTGGAACTTGAAGGAGAAGGAAATGTGCAGCAGGATGTTTGCTGCCTAG